ttaatttaaaaaaaaaatacaattccaTCATTTCTTAtcgatgatttatttttttattcaattcaaaacaaaacaaaaatataattttatcatttgttatCAATGATCTACTTTTTCTATCTTGGTCTCACGCAtctatcatggtttttttttcttttaagaaaatatttcatccaAAAGAATTTTCATACGCTTTATTGttgtgtaattaaataaaaaataattttgaaataaaaaactttattaaatcCGATGACGTGCATGACTTGTGTAGTTTGGTTAGTTGATTAAaattcacttgttttttttttaaattgaatgctATTTTTATACCAATTTAGTCCTTTAATATTGAGGTAATTGAAGATTGAGTTTTCTTTTCAAGATTATCTTTGCGAGTTTCGTAGGTCAACACTGGTTGACTCATATGGATACAATGTGTTTTCATTtcaatattagataaaaatattattcaatataatCAGGTCAGGCAATAAGTCAAGTTGAAAGGTTTCAAAGTTCACCTATTTggttaggtttaataacaataccaaatagtttttttttatattccatcttccaatttttttcctttcattgaattctatttggctttttttttattgattttaccttttaatatttagttgattttgaattagaattcataatttattttggtttatttgcTACGAGGTTATTGCAATCTTAAATAAACATCCCGATATCTGGTTGATACTCAATTTCAcgagcatttattttttgttatcatatcattaaaaaaatatagtttgagaaatattattaaacctagtGGAATCTATGATTCGAACCACATGTTTAGTGGGTTAAGACACAAAGTCTAAGTCACTTTAATATGTTCATgtttctcaatattaaaaaaaatatcatcttaattttttaaaaaaaagttaaatcatgttttttactggttatccaagttttttttaaacttatcaaATTAACAAAGTCATGTCAAATTAAGtctcacacaatttaatttgaaattcaaattagataaaaagttaaactagaaatttttaaaattgatatgttATGTTAGGCTTAATAATAATGCCAAATTATTCCTTACaacttatatttctttttttaagattcaataaaattttaatcccTCCAGCACAAATTTTAACGTAATCCTAAAATAAAATCCCATAGAAATAACCACGTGATggaattacatgaaaaatattagttGGTGATAAATTTTGAAGTCATGGGAATTAAAAGTGCTCTTATTAAAATCCCTTTCTACtcaaaatacaaattatatttattttctcaatgtTATGGAATCCATTCGTCTCAGGTTAAGAATTTTTGTTGAGTTGTGTTGACAAGACACATGAACATATCAAAGCAAAGAAGCGGGTACAAAGCCTTCGATATTCTCGCCGGAAACACCCTCAATTTTCCGTTACCTTCTCGGAACTGCAACGACGCTCAACAAATTCATGAATGATAAAGAGGGTGGGATAGTGAAAATTGTCGGTAATTAGCAGCTTGCCATCATAGgagtgaaaagaaaattaataacaagACGTCACAGctcaaagattaaaaagaagAGGGTACATTAGAGAGATTAATCTGCAAACCAGTATCCACTAGACCCTTGAAACAGTCTAGTTTTAACGGCTAAAAACAGATACACAAACTTATTTTTACCAagtgaaggggaaaaaaatctgCATAAGACCCAGAAAGTACATCACTTTCCAAATTCACCGGCCCTTGGACGACGGCCGTTTTAGCTTTCAAATCCCATCCTATGCAATGAGGAAAGGAAGGACAGTAAGCATGAAATTTTCATAAGTGAAACTTGCTGAACCAGAATATGCAGTATCCCTCTCTTTGAATTTATCAGTCAGTCCCTGAAAAACAGATGATCAAACATGATTCAATAACTCATTTCATTATATAGAGAACTACATGTATTATTTAGCTAGAGCTTAACAAAATCCAAGATAGAGTAAGGATTCTCGATACAATTAAGAACTTCATTAATCTTTAGTTAAAAGCTCACCTTGACAGTCAGACAGCATCTGCATTCCACGAAAAGGAACAAAGAAAACACCAAATTAGAGATGCTCAACAGAAGTAAAAAAGAAAGCTAATATTCTGAAACCaaaccaacaaaaaagaaatcatttatCAAAGAGAAACAAAGGGAGATTGAACACGAGACCAAGGAAAACATACTCGATGAAATTGTCGTATTCGATTGCCTTGTTCTTCCCTCCAGTTTTATCAAACTTGGATACGAGCAAATCCAAAACAACTGGTGAGACTGCAAATCCTAAACTCATAAGTGCCTCTCTCAGCTCATTAGAATCGATTTTGCCGCTCCTGTCCCTATCAAATCTCTCAAAGTTCGCCTGTAAAGCAAAAACAACCAAAACccacaaaaacaataaacattTCTAATccagaaaattaaaatagataaaaaaaaaaaatctctccagTTCAAAGTCTCCAAGAGCTTACTCTCCAGTTCTGCAAACTGTAGAACAGTGGAGCGAATTCCTTTGGCCCTGcattaacatttcaaaaaataataataatcaatgtGGGTCAATCGCAAATCCACAAAGCTCTCAAGATTACGAATGTACCCTTGCAAATTGCACGACAACATCAAGATATTCAAGGGCATTCTAggactttcaaaaaaaaacccgCGTAATACGTGGGAAAATCAAAACTTATCCCCTTAGATAATCAACTGAAAACAGCAAAAGGGCTATCAAATGTCAGAAAATGACGAAAGTGACCCCTCTGATCAAGACTGACTGAACAATCACCATGTAATTATACGGCAGTTTCGTCCATTcaatgcaaacaaaaaaaagtagcgtacattataaaaaaaatagtaccaTTCCACTGACATGCGCATATAATAGCAAAAATATCATATGCCGAAACTAGCAAAAACTCGTAGCATTTCACTAACATGCGCATGAACGAAAAGTCATGTAAAGCAAGCTCTCACCGATCTTCCTGGTGTTGGTGTTCGTGAAGAGATACATGAGAAGGTGAACAGTCCTCAAGCTGAAGCTCTGATTATAGCTCGATAAGGCTCTCTGCAGCTCTTTGTCATCAACGAGCCCGCTACCGTCCTGATCGGCGACCTGAAAGCAGGCGACGATGCTGGGGTCAGTCCCTGGAGGGAAGGTGGAGGGCATCAGAGAGGCGAAGGGGCTGCTGCCGTAAGGTGCAGAAGGATAGCCACCAGGTGCGGAGGCTTGGGGTTTGTCCTTCGGTGGCTTGGTGCCGGGAGCGGGAGCGGGAGCACCGTAGGGGTGGCCGTATGGAGCGGCAGGTTGTGCGGCTCCATATGCAGCAGCGGGTTGTGGTGCGGTGCCGTATGGAGCTGAAGGTTGTGGCGGTGCGCCATAAGGGGAGGAGTATGGTGCAGCGGAGCCGTAGGGTTGGGGTTGTTGCGGTTGGCCGTAACCGTAGCCGGCTTGTGGATGAGGGTAGCCTGACATTTCAAGGGAGAAgcggagaattttttttttattattattattattattttgggagggggggggggtttaGTGGAGTGGAGGAGGGTCCTGGGCCTTTGGAGTTTATATAGAATTGGAAATGTAAATTATTTAGACTATTTTTCGTTTTTGTactttacatttaaaaaaatataaaaattcattgtaTTTACTTATACTTCTATCCCTTCAATAAAAtacatttctttcttttgtatttattattagattttttaccGCGTTgtgaataaaattattgagtCGTGTCTATGAAAGCCATGACCGgatatctatttaattatttgattatttaattatttaatcagatgatatttatttaattattcaaaaaaaaaacaagttgagctTAGTtcgaataaaaaatgaaaatggatAGTATTTGACTCTGTGTGCATGGCCTGCTACGCTGCCACCTACTCCTCCTGTTTttgtcaacttttttttatttatttattaaaaaaagagccACTTGATCGCACGATTCAGATCAAATGTTGTATTATAGATTATCAGCAACGACATCGTACGACggctttattaaaaaaagaaaaagaaaaaaaaaccgctgttttcgaatgtcatctaaatcaacatgaaaatgaaaaggcaaTATTTTATTGGTGAAGTTATAAAgctaaaagatgaaaataactatatcagaaaaagaaaaattgcttTAATTACAATAAGCTATCAATACacgtaaagaaaacaaaatacaaaaacacgaTACCTTAAGGGTAAAATTGAGTCAACAAAAGTGGCATTTCCTTAGCAATCACCCCCGACACAAAATCATCATCCGCGAAGGAACAACGTGTCTCCACATGGCCACCTGTAGGCGACGACCTGGCTAACAGGGTTGACTTTAACATCGGTCAACTTGCTCTCGTGGAATAGCGTCCGCTTGATTTTCCATCGGACCACACACGGTTTCAGCccaaatattttgaaaaccaaGGCTCGGAATTTCATCGCTGCATTTGGATTTTGGAGTGTTTGACCACTCGATTCAAAGGTCatcatgctattttttttttaattttattgtcattttacACAAGCGAAAAATACTGTAACTATGAAGCTTATCTCACAGAATAAAATTGTAAGCGATGGAAGTGTTCCGACACGTTGTTTGTCGGTCATTAATTTGTTTGTCAGTCATTAAGTTGACAAATTAGCATCCATTAAAGAGAGAAATATTGCATCTGAAGCTGTCATCCAGAATGGTAATGGAGGTCGTCTTCATGTGCCTGCACTGATAGAGGCGAAGGTGAAGCAGGTATATGATAGAAATGTTAGTATCTTGATGATGGATTGGTGCCTTCTCATTATCGCTCACAGCACTCGCCTTTCGCGTCACCCCACACACCACCACTGAATCGATTTTTCGCTGGATCGGCGAGCTAAACAGCCTCttaaaactaaatgaaatacCATGACCATTTGTGCTTTTATACTCGCAACAAAACCAAAGCAAAAACTAACCACATGGTTGTCATTGTCACACCCCTCGATGATaagttcaaatatttataaataaaaaaatataaaatgcatcTTGCAATCATGCGAAATTTAAAGGATTTGGACTTAACAATCATTTAATCCTAATGCAGCATGGGTTCGGTGAATATGCTAGACCCAAAAAACTTGAACTTGATAGACAGTCAAGTCCAAGATAGCGTGAGTCTGTCGAACATGGCAGACCTAAAGGACTCAGGCTTAGCAATTAGCCTTGCTCAAGGTAGCATAAGTTTGCCAAACATGACAAATCCAAAAGACTTGGACTTGGGAGCCAGCCAAGCCCGATACAGCGTGGGTCTGACGAACATTCTAGATCCAAAGGAGTTGAGCTTGGCAGTCAGCCATGTCCGATGCAGCGTGTATTTGGCAAACATATCAGATCCAAAGAACATAGACTTGACAATCATTCAAATCTAAGGATGCGTATATATAAAGTCTTTTAAAGGACATGTCATACTTATTatctcattaatgatatgtatAGGGTATTTGTCTCTTATTAATGTCGTCGAAAGTGAAGGACTTTCCagtcattttcttttctgaaaACGACAAAGTTCAAGGGTATAAATACTCCATGAACCATCCAGGTAAAAGGTCAGAACTTTTTATCCcttaaaatatagatatatagATTTACACCGATGAAAATATTGACTGACTATACATTGCATACGGGTATACTAACATAATGTGTATTTCGATATATTCCACTGACTATGGGAACCATTCCCCTTCTCCCTGACATTGTTTATAGTGTTCATTACATATGGATATACCGatgaaatgtatttttaagtatattCAAGTGACTATGAAAATTATTCACTTTTTAATGCGctgataattaataattttttgactatcttttttttttcaacggcCGCATCGACAAAATGACAAGTTGTTGGTAATATTTGAAGGGctttctaaaaattttcaagcaagttaaaaatattcatttgacTTTATAGATGGAATtacctataaaattattaaaaatattaatatttaatttcttgtttgttaTTCTGTTGGTAAAAAGCGTTCAGATACAAAAGACCATTAAAATTCAACTTGACTTTACAAATGGAAtcacctatataaatattaaaaatattaatatataatatctcGTCAgtaatttcgttggtaaaattaaattaaaagatcaaaatcagAATAGACGATGCTTTATCTTATTCTCTCTTCTTATCTCACAGagttgtttctctctctccttctcagCTTAAATCATTCATTCTCTTATCTTCTCATCCCCAAGTATCTTCTGAATCTAAATTACTGACGAGAGTTTTTTTGATGGACTATTTTTGTCTGTGAGCCCGTTAGTAATATACGCACCGATGGAATGTGAATGTAAATACCGATAGAAATTttcatcggtaaaactgttaaatctggTAGTGATATTACAGAAAAGCATGATAATATCAGTATACAAAAAGTTAAACCTGATTCTGTAGAACTATTACTCCTGGATTGAATTGAGAGTATTAGAACCAACAATGTATTTGCCTCTACACCGTTGTTTGATGTCAAGATAACTCTgcctcttccttcttctttttgtgtaTATGCCCCTGCCTCTTGCCCTCTCTTCCTTGCCTTTTGGTTATTATCCTTTTATAGGTGGAAGCTAATCCTTTTAGGAAAGGAAACAAATCACTGAGTTTACGAGGATTGATTCCTAGAAAAAACTTAGGTGCTGGCCACCGATATCTCTTTGCTTGATTTGTGGAGAGAGGATCAAAGTTTCAAAGCTCATTCTTGCATCAGAATGGAAAGGCTGGGCTGCTGGTCTTGAAGGGAGGCTGATTGAGGAAATGTGTTTGGCATGAAATTTGTAGTAGATTATGAGAgttaaatcattatttattctGCCATGATTGTAGTCGACATAGTAGAAGAcatgtttcttttgtttctgtGCCACCAAGAGATTCAATTAGGACTAAGATCGAGCCCTAATGTTTCATAATAAGCAGTCgtttatgcttttctttttatgcttaGAAATTTGCAAAAACATCAACCAAAATGACATTATTTGCTTTGAAGATTTAAATTGTGTTATTCCTCAATTTAAACCAAACGCATCGTTTCACTTAAtgttttttccaattaaaatcaagccaaattaacttcataatgaaaaattaattgaagattTTTCCATTAGGAAAGAATTAATTGAAGattttttccttcaaagaaaaattaattgaagattttgaagtttctttttttaatgaaaaaataattgcagatttcaaagatttttctttgatgaaaaaataattgaagatttCTACTTTAATgggaaaaaattgttttaaatgaaCACGGTATTTCTTTCCAccatatttgatttttcttttaccgTAATCTTGAATTTcacaaaatattttcattaagtttaaaatatcattatttcctttttaattgcaatttcCTTGATTCTTTCCTAATCAAACatttaaattcatttcattttgcCTATTTGATTTCCCATGAATTCGGTTCCCTTTTTTGTatttctatgattgttttttcccgcacaaagattaaataaaataataacaaataacaaaatgattaaatctgactaattttattgaaaaggaaatttgttttggattttctatttttatttgaaatatataaaatgggGGGTCAAATTCTGGGTCATTACACATAATATACACTTATAGAAATTTTTAAGATTTCCtaccataaaaaagaaacaaaattacaagTTCAGAATAATTGAAAGGTTcgttccaaaaaataaaaaactcattgTTGTGCTATAAATATGCATTGACATTCAGAATAATTGAGGGATAGATTGAGTATTTCAAGttctcaacaagaaaaaaaaaatacaatatagtaTACACACCACATATAAACAATGGCGAGAGTCTCGTTCAAGGTTGGTCTACTTGTCATATTCTTCATCGTCGCATCAGGTAACTCTCCATGATACCCTAtaatgagagaaaaataataaaaataatatcaataaaagTCGTCGATCTCttaat
The Populus nigra chromosome 3, ddPopNigr1.1, whole genome shotgun sequence genome window above contains:
- the LOC133688653 gene encoding calcium-binding protein CBP-like; translation: MSGYPHPQAGYGYGQPQQPQPYGSAAPYSSPYGAPPQPSAPYGTAPQPAAAYGAAQPAAPYGHPYGAPAPAPGTKPPKDKPQASAPGGYPSAPYGSSPFASLMPSTFPPGTDPSIVACFQVADQDGSGLVDDKELQRALSSYNQSFSLRTVHLLMYLFTNTNTRKIGPKEFAPLFYSLQNWRANFERFDRDRSGKIDSNELREALMSLGFAVSPVVLDLLVSKFDKTGGKNKAIEYDNFIECCLTVKGLTDKFKERDTAYSGSASFTYENFMLTVLPFLIA